The Methanomassiliicoccales archaeon genome includes the window TCTGCTCGAGGTCATGGTCTCGCAGGTCATGGACGACGTCGAGGAAGGATTGTCGAGGAACATGGTCAAGCGATGCGGATTGATCGAGCCCTGCCGGGCGACGTTCACCGCGTTCCTCCAGAAGAACGCCTCCCTCTTGGAACGCGACACCGTCAGAGAGGAGATCATCATCACCAACCAGAGCGAGCTGGACCGGCTGAGGGACACCTCCCCCTACGATAAATGCGAGAAGTGCTTCAATGAGGTCTCCCGTCTCTTCGGAAAGCAGGTGCGCCTTATGCGTTCCCTGAGGATCTACGGCAGCATCAGCGAAAAGAAGCAGGAGATCGCCGAGCTCCGCGAGGACGAGTTCGTGACCGGGGTGCTGGAGCCGATATCTTCCAAGCACAGGCTGCAGATACTCAAGGCGGTCTCGCAAGATGTTCGCACCTTCTCCTCCCTTGCCGTGGCCACGGGCATAAGGGGGGGCAACTTGCTATTCCATATCCAAAGGCTACTAGAGGCAGGGATGATGGTGCAGCGCCGTGACCGAGGCGACTACATCATCACGGAGAAAGGGTTCACGGTCCTCAAGGGCCTGAGCGACGTCTACCAGTTGACCAAGGCCTGAGGGAGCATACCCCGGTCGAACCCATCCTAGGGTCGAAGAGGTCATCGTACCGCAAGATCACGACGTCGGGAATGCCGTCGGCGCGGTGTGCAGCCTGGTCTCCAAGAGCGTGGAGAGACAGACGCATAACAGGGATTTGAAGTACCTCGTGTACATCCGTAATCCATAATATAGAGGACCGCTCGATGCGGACCGATCAAAGGTGGCTTTGTGCGAGGCGAAGGAGCGCGCCGCCCGTTATCTGATGAAGCGGGTCGATTTGGCGGGCGGGACGGGTATCGAGGTCAAGGTCGAGGTGGAGATGAAGAAATGCCGGACCGGGTTGCGGACGGTGCGCGAGATTTCGAATTATGTCGGGGTCCAGGCTAGAGTTTCTGGTAAGCCAACGATTGTTGAACGAAGGACGAAAGGTTAATGTAACCACATCTCGTTTGCGGGCCAAGAACCATATTATACCGTGTTAAGAAAAGGAGGAAATCGCATGACACATCATACCCCGAGGGAGCGCGTGCTCGCCGCTCTCGAACGAAAGAAATTGGACAGGCCCCCGATTGCATGCTTCACGCAATCCGTGACGGTGGATGCGCAGGAGCATGCAAAGGTCTACTGGCCTGAAGCCCACACCAACGCGCAGCAGATGGCTGATCTGGGAGCCGCCCCGGCCAAGCTGTTCGGATTTGAGGGCGTCAGGTTCCCGTTCTGCCTTACGGTCGAGGCCGAGATCATGGGATGCCGCGTGGAATTGGGTAAGATGGACAGGACACCGATGGTCAAGGCCCAAGCATATGAGATGAACAACATACCCGAGAACCTGCCG containing:
- a CDS encoding helix-turn-helix domain-containing protein, whose protein sequence is MPVEPQELKREMAEIKAKLTAIQTTLNRTSGVSSQSDMVMFSPRPRGDLLEVMVSQVMDDVEEGLSRNMVKRCGLIEPCRATFTAFLQKNASLLERDTVREEIIITNQSELDRLRDTSPYDKCEKCFNEVSRLFGKQVRLMRSLRIYGSISEKKQEIAELREDEFVTGVLEPISSKHRLQILKAVSQDVRTFSSLAVATGIRGGNLLFHIQRLLEAGMMVQRRDRGDYIITEKGFTVLKGLSDVYQLTKA